A window of Puntigrus tetrazona isolate hp1 chromosome 11, ASM1883169v1, whole genome shotgun sequence contains these coding sequences:
- the slc41a1 gene encoding solute carrier family 41 member 1: protein MVLWSKDQDKLSDMSAGTERIEMKKEGAPPAFHHSNGSVHPVILPDNTEEVPQTPGEYELTEVTSIPDRSDQENERPDMVVLDCRANAKGQREEDALLENASQSNESDDTSTDQSPVPPAPLKETSFSIGLQVLFPFLLAGFGTVAAGMVLDIVQHWTVFTEVTEVFILVPALLGLKGNLEMTLASRLSTAANIGQMDTAKDMWKMIMGNLALIQVQATVVGFLASIAAVIFGWIPEGNFKMGHAVLLCASSVATAFIASLLLGLIMIGVIIASRKVGINPDNVATPIAASLGDLITLALLAGISTGLYKELEFNDYANPMVCAFFVALTPIWVLIARRIPSTREVLYSGWEPVIIAMAISSVGGLILDKTVSNPNFAGMAVFTPVINGVGGNLVAVQASRISTYLHMNALPIAEPNPAPRKCPTPWSTFFGSGVNARSARVLFLLVAPGHLVFLYTINSMQGGHTTLTSVFIAFYLASALLQVVILLYLADWMVNWMWRRGMDPDNFSIPYLTALGDLLGTGFLALCFHILWLIGDRDTDVGD from the exons ATGGTACTCTGGTCGAAAGATCAAGACAAACTGTCCGACATGTCCGCCGGGACGGAAAGGATAGAGATGAAGAAGGAGGGGGCGCCGCCAGCGTTCCACCACTCTAACGGGTCGGTCCATCCGGTTATACTTCCCGACAACACCGAGGAGGTGCCCCAGACCCCCGGGGAGTACGAACTCACAGAGGTGACCTCCATACCAGACCGCAGTGATCAGGAGAACGAGCGGCCGGACATGGTGGTCCTAGACTGTCGGGCCAACGCAAAGGGCCAGAGGGAAGAGGACGCCCTCCTGGAGAACGCCAGCCAAAGCAATGAGAGTGACGACACTAGTACGGACCAAAGCCCGGTGCCGCCGGCTCCACTAAAGGAAACGTCCTTTTCCATTGGACTCCAGGTTTTGTTCCCTTTCCTGCTGGCAGGGTTTGGGACAGTTGCAGCTGGCATGGTTCTGGACATTGTTCAG CACTGGACGGTATTCACAGAGGTGACTGAAGTCTTTATCCTGGTGCCTGCTCTCTTGGGCCTGAAGGGGAACTTGGAGATGACCCTCGCGTCCAGACTGTCTACTGCG GCTAATATTGGACAAATGGATACAGCCAAGGATATGTGGAAAATGATCATGGGAAACCTCGCACTAATTCAG GTTCAGGCCACAGTGGTGGGCTTCCTGGCTTCCATCGCCGCAGTCATTTTTGGCTGGATTCCAGAGGGTAATTTTAAGATGGGCCATGCCGTTCTGCTCTGTGCCAGCAGCGTGGCCACGGCTTTCATCGCTTCTTTGCTGCTAG GTCTTATCATGATCGGGGTTATCATTGCGTCCAGGAAGGTTGGCATCAATCCAGATAATGTGGCCACCCCCATTGCAGCCAGCCTCGGTGACCTGATCACCCTGGCACTGTTAGCTGGCATCAGTACGGGCCTGTATAAGGAGCTCG AATTCAACGATTATGCCAACCCAATGGTTTGTGCCTTCTTCGTCGCCCTGACACCCATCTGGGTGCTTATCGCCCGGCGGATACCTTCCACCCGAGAAGTGCTGTACTCAGGCTGGGAGCCTGTCATTATAGCCATGGCGATCAGCAG CGTTGGAGGCCTCATTCTGGATAAGACGGTATCTAACCCCAACTTTGCTGGAATGGCGGTTTTCACTCCCGTCATCAACG GTGTGGGCGGCAATCTGGTGGCGGTTCAAGCCAGTCGAATCTCCACCTACCTGCACATGAACGCCTTGCCCATAGCGGAGCCAAACCCAGCCCCACGGAAATGTCCCACTCCCTGGAGCACATTCTTTGGCTCAG GTGTCAACGCACGTTCTGCCAGAGTGCTCTTCCTCTTGGTCGCTCCTGGTCATCTGGTCTTCCTCTATACTATTAACTCTATGCAGGGTGGACACACCACTCTCACCTCTGTCTTCATTGCATTTTATCTGGCCTCAGCTCTGCTTCAG GTTGTGATCCTGTTGTACCTTGCAGACTGGATGGTAAACTGGATGTGGCGTCGAGGGATGGATCCCGACAACTTCTCCATTCCCTACTTGACAGCCCTGGGAGACCTGCTGGGGACGGGCTTCCTGGCTCTGTGTTTCCACATCCTGTGGCTAATTGGAGATCGGGACACAGATGTGGGTGATTGA
- the si:ch211-112f3.4 gene encoding EF-hand and coiled-coil domain-containing protein 1 isoform X1: MQVSRIRAARKSEWLTCALTHHFSPDPCVENEIVVLATGVDQYLQEVFHHLAFYHGDDLVSGEDFRSLCLILGIPESAETESATSEHRDVCHGLPLALNFKDFHARICGFFSLKAQEGQTGVRLPVSEETEHVEREIRLRCPRVRRRKCVSFDLSAEQQNRGRSARRSSQNPDHLQSSAVEPKRNAVDINPQRRWQDQLELENASLRELVEDLRSSLQSSDARCLALEVALRRKHVPSSQHAAGGTSEKQHCKTKTRRSKPTECDSRRSTKDLLRELELIRASRDGQLEEAMRFNQRLEEELMAAYGEISRMKETLDSVRTENTRIKKRTEEVRESLAAGLQGVRTLQDQARQADRLREQVQSLERFRAQCTCTELNMIKTEILTEPCGSGFSSPISHDEARREEDLQRSVEGRAASDEEEEEMSVDEGQCCHLEVKRLINRLHSCSKGCQKAAICDWLVSQSSAHSKDRETRVCIPQANEGGIQAGKMEQKEVESVRVYHSLLEERLTLLLQIPHKRVSRRILGKILVNTLDLCATKSHDCTPVILVVDTLCRQLLSSDLLDGGEEVSAGSRPSGTSGHPNTSNPLLMSC, from the exons ATGCAGGTTTCGCGGATCCGCGCGGCGCGTAAAAGCGAGTGGCTCACATGCGCCCTGACGCACCACTTCAGCCCAGATCCCTGCGTGGAAAACGAGATCGTGGTTCTGGCCACCGGCGTGGACCAGTACCTCCAGGAGGTGTTTCATCACCTCGCCTTTTACCACGGCGATGACCTGGTCTCGGGCGAGGACTTTAGGAGTCTGTGTTTGATTTTGGGGATCCCCGAGAGCGCGGAGACCGAGAGCGCCACTTCTGAGCACCGGGATGTTTGCCACGGACTTCCTCTCGCGCTGAACTTTAAAGATTTCCACGCGCGGATCTGTGGGTTTTTCTCGCTAAAGGCGCAGGAAGGGCAGACGGGAGTTCGACTTCCGGTCAGCGAGGAGACCGAGCACGTTGAGAGGGAGATCAGGCTCCGGTGTCCCCGCGTCCGGAGGAGAAAGTGCGTCAGTTTTGACCTGTCTGCCGAGCAACAGAACCGGGGGAGGTCGGCGAGGAGGTCCTCTCAGAATCCGGATCATTTACAGAGCTCTGCTGTGGAGCCCAAGAGAAACGCAG TGGATATTAACCCTCAGAGGAGATGGCAGGACCAGCTGGAGCTGGAGAACGCCAGTCTGAGGGAGCTGGTGGAGGACTTGCGTTCATCTCTCCAGAGCAGCGACGCACGATGTCTGGCGCTGGAGGTGGCCTTACGCCGGAAACACGTGCCATCATCCCAACACGCTGCAGGAGGAACCTCTGAAAAACAGCACTGCAAGACAAAAACACGACGATCCAAACCCACGGAATGTGACTCCAGAAGAAGCACCAAAGACCTCCTGCGAGAGCTGGAGCTGATCCGCGCTTCTCGCGACGGACAGCTGGAGGAAGCCATGAGGTTTAACCAGAGGCTAGAGGAAGAGCTGATGGCGGCTTACGGAGAGATTAGCAGGATGAAGGAGACGCTGGACAGCGTCCGGACCGAAAACACGCGGATTAAGAAGAGGACGGAAGAGGTCAGAGAGTCGCTGGCCGCGGGGCTGCAGGGCGTGAGGACATTACAAGACCAGGCTCGACAAGCTGACCGGCTCCGAGAACAAGTCCAGAGTCTGGAGAGGTTCAG GGCCCAGTGCACCTGCACAGAGCTGAACATGATCAAGACCGAAATACTAACCGAACCATGTGGGTCTGGGTTTTCCTCCCCCATCAGTCATGATGAGGCCAGAAGAG AAGAAGACCTGCAGAGGTCAGTAGAGGGTCGGGCAGCAtcagatgaggaagaggaggagatgaGCGTGGATGAAGGACAGTGCTGCCATCTGGAGGTGAAACGACTGATCAACAGATTACACAGCTGTTCTAAAGG GTGTCAGAAAGCTGCTATCTGCGATTGGCTCGTCTCTCAGAGCTCAGCTCATAGCAAAGACAGGGAAACACGTGTGTGCATTCCTCAAGCCAACGAGGGGGGAATCCAAGCGGGAAAG ATGGAGCAGAAAGAGGTGGAGAGTGTGAGGGTTTATCATTCACTGCTGGAGGAGAGGCTCACGTTACTGCTGCAGATACCACACAAA AGAGTGTCTCGCAGGATCCTGGGGAAAATACTGGTCAACACGCTTGATCTGTGCGCTACAAAAAGCCACG ACTGCACTCCGGTGATCCTGGTGGTGGACACACTGTGCCGCCAGCTCCTCTCCAGTGACCTCCTGGACGGAGGAGAGGAAGTGAGCGCTGGGTCACGACCTTCCGGGACCTCAGGTCACCCAAACACATCCAACCCCCTTCTGATGTCCTGCTGA
- the si:ch211-112f3.4 gene encoding EF-hand and coiled-coil domain-containing protein 1 isoform X2 → MQVSRIRAARKSEWLTCALTHHFSPDPCVENEIVVLATGVDQYLQEVFHHLAFYHGDDLVSGEDFRSLCLILGIPESAETESATSEHRDVCHGLPLALNFKDFHARICGFFSLKAQEGQTGVRLPVSEETEHVEREIRLRCPRVRRRKCVSFDLSAEQQNRGRSARRSSQNPDHLQSSAVEPKRNAVDINPQRRWQDQLELENASLRELVEDLRSSLQSSDARCLALEVALRRKHVPSSQHAAGGTSEKQHCKTKTRRSKPTECDSRRSTKDLLRELELIRASRDGQLEEAMRFNQRLEEELMAAYGEISRMKETLDSVRTENTRIKKRTEEVRESLAAGLQGVRTLQDQARQADRLREQVQSLERFRAQCTCTELNMIKTEILTEPCGSGFSSPISHDEARREEDLQRSVEGRAASDEEEEEMSVDEGQCCHLEVKRLINRLHSCSKGCQKAAICDWLVSQSSAHSKDRETRVCIPQANEGGIQAGKMEQKEVESVRVYHSLLEERLTLLLQIPHKLLDEVPCFPQTALR, encoded by the exons ATGCAGGTTTCGCGGATCCGCGCGGCGCGTAAAAGCGAGTGGCTCACATGCGCCCTGACGCACCACTTCAGCCCAGATCCCTGCGTGGAAAACGAGATCGTGGTTCTGGCCACCGGCGTGGACCAGTACCTCCAGGAGGTGTTTCATCACCTCGCCTTTTACCACGGCGATGACCTGGTCTCGGGCGAGGACTTTAGGAGTCTGTGTTTGATTTTGGGGATCCCCGAGAGCGCGGAGACCGAGAGCGCCACTTCTGAGCACCGGGATGTTTGCCACGGACTTCCTCTCGCGCTGAACTTTAAAGATTTCCACGCGCGGATCTGTGGGTTTTTCTCGCTAAAGGCGCAGGAAGGGCAGACGGGAGTTCGACTTCCGGTCAGCGAGGAGACCGAGCACGTTGAGAGGGAGATCAGGCTCCGGTGTCCCCGCGTCCGGAGGAGAAAGTGCGTCAGTTTTGACCTGTCTGCCGAGCAACAGAACCGGGGGAGGTCGGCGAGGAGGTCCTCTCAGAATCCGGATCATTTACAGAGCTCTGCTGTGGAGCCCAAGAGAAACGCAG TGGATATTAACCCTCAGAGGAGATGGCAGGACCAGCTGGAGCTGGAGAACGCCAGTCTGAGGGAGCTGGTGGAGGACTTGCGTTCATCTCTCCAGAGCAGCGACGCACGATGTCTGGCGCTGGAGGTGGCCTTACGCCGGAAACACGTGCCATCATCCCAACACGCTGCAGGAGGAACCTCTGAAAAACAGCACTGCAAGACAAAAACACGACGATCCAAACCCACGGAATGTGACTCCAGAAGAAGCACCAAAGACCTCCTGCGAGAGCTGGAGCTGATCCGCGCTTCTCGCGACGGACAGCTGGAGGAAGCCATGAGGTTTAACCAGAGGCTAGAGGAAGAGCTGATGGCGGCTTACGGAGAGATTAGCAGGATGAAGGAGACGCTGGACAGCGTCCGGACCGAAAACACGCGGATTAAGAAGAGGACGGAAGAGGTCAGAGAGTCGCTGGCCGCGGGGCTGCAGGGCGTGAGGACATTACAAGACCAGGCTCGACAAGCTGACCGGCTCCGAGAACAAGTCCAGAGTCTGGAGAGGTTCAG GGCCCAGTGCACCTGCACAGAGCTGAACATGATCAAGACCGAAATACTAACCGAACCATGTGGGTCTGGGTTTTCCTCCCCCATCAGTCATGATGAGGCCAGAAGAG AAGAAGACCTGCAGAGGTCAGTAGAGGGTCGGGCAGCAtcagatgaggaagaggaggagatgaGCGTGGATGAAGGACAGTGCTGCCATCTGGAGGTGAAACGACTGATCAACAGATTACACAGCTGTTCTAAAGG GTGTCAGAAAGCTGCTATCTGCGATTGGCTCGTCTCTCAGAGCTCAGCTCATAGCAAAGACAGGGAAACACGTGTGTGCATTCCTCAAGCCAACGAGGGGGGAATCCAAGCGGGAAAG ATGGAGCAGAAAGAGGTGGAGAGTGTGAGGGTTTATCATTCACTGCTGGAGGAGAGGCTCACGTTACTGCTGCAGATACCACACAAA CTGCTGGATGAAGTCCCGTGTTTTCCTCAGACTGCACTCCGGTGA